One stretch of Arachis duranensis cultivar V14167 chromosome 1, aradu.V14167.gnm2.J7QH, whole genome shotgun sequence DNA includes these proteins:
- the LOC107480980 gene encoding uncharacterized protein LOC107480980, with protein MAARNQTKDLKCATHLLNDKFKNMTEEKKAIVRDLGFGGLMHIPPLRVDHQLLRELANNFKLGENRLKTGYGSFQITPKKIGDALGINATGDLFPEKVDYKKLSDDDKIIYRRFQGKTLKSLTDEMMEIGVGNEEERLMFKRIFILYIQMTFLLPTTINKISPVHLVPIFKMDGIEERNWGGGMFSERNWGGMF; from the exons ATGGCAGCAAGAAACCAAACTAAAGACCTTAAATGTGCCACACATCTCCTGAATGATAAGTTCAAAAACATGACTGAGGAGAAGAAGGCGATTGTGAGGGATCTTGGATTCGGTGGGTTGATGCACATCCCACCACTGAGGGTGGATCACCAACTCTTAAGGGAGCTGGCAAACAACTTCAAACTTGGGGAGAACAGACTGAAGACAGGATATGGTTCTTTCCAAATAACCCCAAAAAAAATAGGTGATGCACTTGGCATCAATGCAACAG gagatctatttcctgagaaagttgactataagaaactttctgatgatgacaaaataatttatagaagATTCCAGGGTAAGACCCTCAAAAGTCTTACCGATGAAATGATGGAAATCGGCGTTGGCAACGAAGAGGAACGCCTGATGTTCAAGAGGATATTCATCCTCTACATACAGATGACGTTCCTTTTGCCAACGACGATAAACAAAATATCGCCCGTGCACCTGGTCCCAATTTTTAAGATGGACGGCATAGAGGAGAGAAACTGGGGGGGGGGCATGTTTTCGGAAAGAAACTGggggggcatgttttga